One stretch of Marinobacterium iners DNA includes these proteins:
- a CDS encoding class II aldolase/adducin family protein has product MSLSKRYYEQPSRFSEAEWKARVDLAAMYRIFAHLKWDESIYNHISLRVPDEPEHFLINPFGLHYSEVTASNLVKVDINGNIVGHSDWPINPAGFTFHGAIHARVPDAHCVMHVHTTPTLAVCCLDEGLSYTNFYSAQLYGKVAYHDFEGITVHLDEGQRILDSAQGKPVLLLRNHGPVVMGGSLAQALSLMWLVNRACEVQVASMPMGPLREIPESVLNKCVADSLNFDPKFGAGEDVFAAMKRLVEKQDPSFKR; this is encoded by the coding sequence ATGTCACTGTCCAAACGTTACTATGAGCAGCCTTCGCGCTTCAGTGAAGCCGAGTGGAAAGCGCGGGTAGATCTGGCAGCCATGTACCGTATTTTTGCCCACCTGAAGTGGGATGAGTCAATTTACAACCACATATCCCTGCGTGTACCGGATGAGCCAGAGCATTTTCTGATCAACCCTTTCGGCCTGCATTACAGTGAAGTGACAGCGTCAAATCTGGTGAAGGTTGATATTAACGGCAATATCGTTGGTCATTCTGACTGGCCGATCAATCCGGCAGGATTTACCTTCCATGGGGCTATACATGCCAGGGTTCCGGATGCTCACTGTGTCATGCATGTGCACACTACACCGACACTGGCGGTCTGTTGTCTGGATGAGGGTTTGTCCTACACCAACTTCTACTCGGCTCAGCTATATGGGAAGGTCGCCTACCATGACTTTGAAGGAATCACCGTCCACCTGGATGAGGGGCAACGCATTCTGGACAGCGCCCAGGGCAAGCCGGTCCTTCTGCTGCGTAACCATGGCCCGGTGGTGATGGGGGGAAGCTTGGCACAGGCCCTTTCACTGATGTGGCTGGTCAACCGCGCTTGTGAGGTTCAGGTGGCTTCCATGCCAATGGGGCCCCTGCGAGAGATACCGGAATCGGTACTGAACAAGTGTGTAGCAGACTCACTGAACTTTGATCCCAAGTTTGGTGCGGGTGAAGATGTGTTTGCGGCTATGAAGCGTCTGGTTGAGAAACAGGACCCATCATTCAAACGTTAA
- a CDS encoding p-hydroxyphenylacetate 3-hydroxylase oxygenase component: MNKQNPMLDKLKEILPAIRANAPKAIELRQVPQENIEMLHGIGLNRAFLPKAYGGLEMSLPEFTDCIAALAGACCSTAWAYSLLCTHNHQMAMFSKKAQDEFWAENPDTVASSSIAPFGKHEETEGGIIFTGDMKWSSGVDHADWIIVGFNRFDEAGEKVYSFAVIPKSEFTIIDDWYSVGMQGSGTKTASIKGVFVPEHRIQAARDMMEGRHVGRPLYPDSKIFHTPYRPYFACGFAAMSLGVAERMIDVYKELTQNRVRAYTGAQVKESIPPILRIAESYQQVCAARAYLEKTWNEHKEYGERHEYPDRYTLAHWRTNQAYAIKMCVEAVNRLWAVMGASNWYQDRESQRLWHESNMTAAHAYTDYDVCAQIIGRELLGLEPDPSLL; this comes from the coding sequence ATGAACAAACAGAATCCGATGCTCGACAAACTCAAGGAGATCCTCCCTGCCATTCGCGCCAACGCTCCCAAGGCGATTGAGCTGCGTCAGGTACCCCAGGAAAACATTGAGATGCTGCACGGTATCGGGTTGAACCGTGCGTTCCTGCCCAAGGCCTACGGTGGCCTGGAAATGTCTCTGCCTGAATTCACTGATTGCATCGCGGCACTGGCCGGCGCCTGCTGCTCCACTGCATGGGCATACAGCCTGCTGTGCACCCATAACCATCAGATGGCGATGTTCTCCAAAAAAGCACAGGATGAGTTCTGGGCTGAGAACCCCGACACTGTAGCGTCCAGCTCCATCGCACCGTTCGGTAAGCATGAAGAAACCGAAGGTGGCATCATCTTTACCGGTGACATGAAGTGGAGTTCAGGTGTTGACCACGCGGACTGGATCATCGTCGGCTTCAACCGCTTCGACGAAGCCGGTGAAAAGGTGTACAGCTTTGCGGTCATCCCCAAGAGCGAGTTCACCATCATTGATGACTGGTATTCTGTTGGCATGCAGGGCAGCGGAACCAAAACCGCCAGCATCAAGGGTGTATTCGTTCCCGAACACCGCATCCAGGCCGCTCGTGACATGATGGAAGGCCGCCACGTTGGTCGTCCTCTGTATCCGGACAGCAAAATTTTCCATACCCCGTACCGCCCATACTTTGCCTGTGGTTTCGCGGCCATGAGCCTGGGTGTCGCCGAACGCATGATCGATGTGTACAAGGAACTGACCCAGAACCGTGTCCGTGCCTACACCGGCGCTCAGGTGAAAGAGTCCATTCCGCCGATTCTGCGCATCGCCGAATCCTATCAGCAGGTATGTGCCGCACGCGCCTATCTGGAAAAGACTTGGAACGAGCACAAGGAATATGGCGAGCGTCACGAATACCCGGACCGTTACACGCTGGCGCACTGGCGCACCAATCAGGCTTATGCCATCAAGATGTGTGTTGAAGCCGTCAACCGTCTGTGGGCAGTGATGGGAGCGTCCAACTGGTATCAGGATCGCGAGAGCCAGCGTCTGTGGCACGAGTCCAACATGACCGCGGCCCATGCCTACACCGACTACGATGTCTGTGCCCAGATCATCGGTCGTGAACTGCTGGGTCTTGAGCCGGATCCTTCACTGCTCTGA
- a CDS encoding p-hydroxyphenylacetate 3-hydroxylase reductase component gives MSNQVTEFDPKAFRRALGNFATGITVVTAQTPDGVKTGVTANSFNSVSLDPALILWSIDKRSGSCEIFEKATHFAVNILAADQIDLSNHFARPGEDKFAGTDFNAGLGGAPLLPDTAACFQCEAYETVDGGDHWILIGKVVAFEDNGRAPLVYHQGSYSVVMPHSRFPAKKEDEPAAIERLKSRFKDNLYYLMVQAIRTYQADYAPLQLSTGLRTSEARMLMVLQETPKLCRKELLREVNMPEVEVDNAAEILQRKGLVSFSEECYNITASGEEQAEALWALSKQEQDKMFGEFSEDEIATFKKILTSLACR, from the coding sequence ATGAGCAATCAAGTCACTGAATTCGATCCCAAAGCCTTTCGTCGTGCTCTGGGCAACTTCGCCACCGGTATTACCGTTGTTACCGCGCAGACCCCGGACGGCGTCAAAACGGGTGTAACCGCCAACAGCTTCAACTCCGTTTCTTTGGACCCGGCCCTGATTCTGTGGAGCATCGACAAGCGCTCCGGCAGTTGCGAGATATTCGAGAAAGCGACGCACTTCGCTGTTAACATCCTCGCTGCAGATCAGATCGACCTGTCCAACCACTTTGCTCGTCCCGGCGAAGACAAATTTGCCGGCACTGATTTCAACGCCGGTCTCGGTGGTGCACCATTGCTGCCGGATACTGCTGCCTGTTTCCAGTGCGAAGCCTACGAAACCGTTGATGGTGGTGATCACTGGATCTTGATAGGCAAAGTTGTAGCCTTTGAGGACAACGGCCGGGCTCCGCTGGTTTACCATCAGGGCAGCTACTCTGTGGTCATGCCACACTCCCGCTTCCCTGCCAAGAAAGAGGATGAGCCGGCTGCCATCGAGCGTCTCAAGTCCCGTTTCAAGGACAATCTGTACTACTTGATGGTGCAGGCCATTCGTACCTATCAGGCCGACTATGCGCCACTGCAGTTGTCCACGGGTCTGCGTACCAGTGAAGCACGCATGCTGATGGTACTTCAGGAAACACCAAAGCTCTGCCGCAAGGAGCTGTTGCGTGAGGTCAACATGCCTGAAGTTGAGGTCGACAATGCGGCTGAAATCCTGCAGCGCAAGGGACTGGTGAGCTTCTCGGAGGAGTGCTACAACATCACGGCCAGCGGTGAAGAGCAGGCCGAAGCCCTCTGGGCCCTGTCCAAGCAGGAGCAGGACAAAATGTTCGGTGAGTTCAGCGAAGACGAGATCGCAACCTTCAAGAAGATTCTGACCAGTCTCGCCTGCCGCTAA
- a CDS encoding helix-turn-helix transcriptional regulator translates to MPSQMTPDWSPSSQVLQVLEQLGTHSFYDAFLDWLHEEFGTEQCMVFYCADGHQVSTLLFKDYAREASARQLAEAYVEERHYLQDPNFSILKTIAPGEVQVVRFDSVSSDMGLHYRKAFFESPGFLDKLAIIRGTEAGNYYVNLYRRSSRFDSRLDDHDFTRRVGALISVLIYKHFALNERLRLEGPLAFLSEREQQVCRAVLRGKKNEAIAAELDIAASSVITYRKRAYEKLGITSRAQLFALCT, encoded by the coding sequence ATGCCATCGCAGATGACACCTGACTGGAGCCCATCCTCCCAGGTATTACAGGTACTCGAACAGCTGGGGACTCACAGTTTTTACGATGCCTTTCTTGACTGGCTGCATGAAGAGTTCGGTACCGAACAATGTATGGTGTTCTACTGTGCAGACGGTCATCAGGTCTCGACTCTGCTGTTCAAGGATTATGCGCGAGAAGCGTCCGCCAGACAGCTGGCCGAAGCCTATGTGGAAGAACGTCACTACTTGCAGGATCCCAATTTCAGCATCCTGAAAACCATCGCGCCGGGCGAGGTACAGGTGGTTCGCTTTGACTCCGTCAGCAGTGATATGGGGTTACATTATCGCAAGGCCTTTTTTGAATCGCCGGGTTTTCTGGACAAGTTGGCGATCATCCGGGGAACTGAAGCCGGCAACTATTATGTCAACCTTTACCGCCGCAGTTCTCGTTTCGACAGCCGTCTTGATGACCATGACTTTACTCGTCGAGTAGGCGCATTGATCAGCGTACTGATCTACAAGCACTTTGCGCTGAATGAACGCTTGAGGCTTGAAGGACCACTGGCATTTCTGTCAGAACGTGAACAGCAGGTGTGTCGTGCGGTCCTGCGCGGAAAGAAAAACGAAGCAATTGCCGCCGAGCTGGATATTGCCGCCAGCAGCGTAATCACCTATCGCAAACGTGCCTACGAAAAGCTGGGTATTACCAGCCGAGCCCAGCTGTTTGCGCTCTGCACCTGA
- a CDS encoding ketopantoate reductase family protein encodes MAMKVCVYGAGAIGSLIAARLSAAGEQVSMIARGETLSALKTQGVGLAQVDGAPQFYPVTAVADPGVLGVQDLVVVATKQCSANEVIRKLSPLLNENTPVLLAMNGVPWWFLDGLEQAPDDRVLRCLDPDGDLRDILPSQQVLGCVLHLSATMAGPGVVRLNGGNTLLIGSPLKTMSSSLKATVERLSYAGFEARESADIHHDIWFKLLGNMTMNPVSALTRSTTDRILDDPLVSRFCCKVMTEAVQVGAALGCHMEQTPEERNAETRKLGCFKTSMLQDAEACRELEYQALVGVVHELALKLQIDTPNLEILYGLIRLLDSNLCEHKKLK; translated from the coding sequence ATGGCGATGAAGGTATGTGTTTATGGCGCAGGTGCAATCGGCAGTCTGATAGCAGCCCGGTTGAGCGCCGCGGGCGAGCAGGTATCGATGATCGCCAGAGGTGAAACACTGTCTGCCCTGAAAACACAGGGGGTGGGGCTGGCACAGGTGGACGGGGCACCACAGTTTTATCCGGTGACAGCTGTTGCCGACCCCGGTGTGCTGGGCGTGCAGGATCTGGTTGTGGTTGCCACCAAGCAGTGTTCGGCCAATGAGGTGATCCGAAAACTCAGTCCTCTACTCAATGAGAATACACCCGTTCTGCTGGCCATGAATGGTGTGCCCTGGTGGTTTCTGGATGGGCTGGAACAGGCCCCGGATGATCGCGTGCTGCGATGCCTGGACCCGGATGGTGATCTGCGGGATATCCTGCCCAGCCAGCAGGTTTTGGGATGCGTCCTGCACCTTTCGGCTACCATGGCCGGTCCCGGTGTTGTTCGCCTTAACGGAGGCAATACCCTGCTCATCGGGTCACCTCTGAAGACGATGTCGAGCTCCCTGAAAGCGACGGTGGAGCGGTTGAGCTATGCCGGATTTGAAGCCAGAGAGTCCGCCGATATACACCACGATATATGGTTCAAGTTGCTGGGGAACATGACAATGAACCCGGTTTCGGCTCTGACTCGCTCAACCACTGACCGTATTTTGGATGATCCTCTTGTCAGCCGTTTCTGCTGCAAAGTCATGACAGAGGCGGTACAAGTCGGCGCGGCACTGGGCTGCCATATGGAACAGACACCGGAAGAGCGTAATGCTGAAACCCGGAAACTGGGATGTTTTAAGACCTCAATGTTGCAGGATGCTGAAGCGTGTCGAGAGCTGGAGTACCAGGCCCTGGTGGGTGTTGTCCATGAGCTTGCACTAAAGCTGCAGATCGATACCCCCAACCTTGAGATCCTGTACGGACTGATCCGGCTGCTTGACTCAAATTTATGTGAACACAAAAAACTAAAATAA
- a CDS encoding multidrug effflux MFS transporter translates to MKLNPPVALLTLIAMASPLALNAFVPAMPDAAAALDADIATIQLTFTCYLLTLAIGQLITGPLADYFGRRPVLLAGLGLHTLGSLLAASADGVEMLIAGRVLQALGGSTCMALARTIILDVHGREGAAGRMGYVVMAIAIAQAIAPTIGGFLNLWTGWNSIFYMSVFMGALVWLVALRMLPETSRARSDSLHLGGILKRYGEVLGSGQYLGYVLSTTAIAAAFYLFVGSSPYIVTDQLGGNSAVFGSWFLTVSLAFMAGSFLSTRLAKLFSVDQMVLCGNLLSLLGAALLLGLSLLNALSLAGLFLPMALVIFGRGLSQPNAQSAAISSSDSSAGTASGLMGFIQLLTGAVIAQLVPMLLDYGTTLVFCCILAAPVVALLAHYSAWRRRHDNAAQ, encoded by the coding sequence GTGAAACTGAATCCACCTGTTGCCCTGCTGACACTGATCGCCATGGCCAGTCCACTGGCCCTGAATGCATTCGTGCCGGCAATGCCGGATGCAGCCGCTGCGCTGGATGCGGATATCGCTACCATTCAGCTGACCTTTACCTGTTACCTGTTGACACTGGCCATTGGCCAGTTGATCACCGGACCGCTGGCGGACTATTTCGGCCGTCGTCCGGTACTGCTGGCAGGTCTGGGTCTACACACACTGGGCAGCCTGTTGGCCGCTTCAGCAGATGGGGTCGAGATGCTGATTGCAGGGCGTGTCCTGCAGGCGTTGGGTGGCAGTACATGCATGGCGCTGGCACGCACCATCATTTTGGATGTGCATGGCCGTGAGGGGGCAGCCGGGCGCATGGGCTACGTGGTCATGGCCATTGCCATTGCGCAGGCCATTGCGCCCACCATCGGGGGCTTCCTGAACCTTTGGACGGGATGGAACTCAATATTCTATATGTCCGTGTTCATGGGCGCCCTGGTATGGCTGGTCGCACTGCGCATGTTGCCGGAAACCAGTCGCGCCCGCAGTGACAGCCTGCACCTCGGAGGCATCCTGAAACGGTATGGTGAGGTACTGGGATCAGGCCAGTATCTGGGCTACGTGTTATCCACCACGGCCATCGCAGCGGCATTCTACCTCTTCGTTGGCAGCAGTCCCTATATCGTGACAGACCAGCTGGGCGGCAACTCGGCCGTGTTTGGCAGCTGGTTTTTGACGGTGTCGCTGGCCTTCATGGCGGGCAGTTTTCTGTCAACACGGCTGGCTAAGCTGTTCAGCGTTGACCAGATGGTCCTGTGCGGCAACTTGCTGTCGCTGTTGGGTGCGGCATTGCTGCTGGGCCTTTCGCTGCTAAACGCGCTTAGCTTGGCAGGGCTGTTCCTGCCCATGGCCCTGGTTATTTTTGGCCGCGGCTTGAGCCAGCCGAATGCCCAGTCGGCTGCCATCAGCAGCAGTGACAGTTCGGCCGGAACCGCGTCAGGACTGATGGGATTCATCCAGCTGTTGACAGGTGCCGTCATCGCCCAGCTTGTCCCCATGCTGCTGGATTATGGCACTACACTGGTATTCTGCTGCATTCTGGCAGCACCCGTGGTTGCATTGCTGGCACATTACAGTGCCTGGCGCAGGCGACACGACAACGCTGCCCAATAA
- a CDS encoding TRAP transporter substrate-binding protein yields MKKTTFGTQVAGIFAGVMLSASSMAATTLNVGTWLPASSAQNSVVWPTWAKWVEEATEGRVKVKLEYDLGHPKSMFNLVEDGVIDASFSVNGYLPGRFRLTTLCEIPGITPDAEQGSVALWKTYKEYLEPAGEFNGLKVLGMFVHGPGQLHTTFPVNSLSDLESRKIRVGGGIVNELASRLEVTPVSAPATKVYEMMQQGVVEGVFLPAMEQKYLRLNEVTSHLTLFPGGMYNTAFTIFMNPDVFDGLSEEDQQAIMSVSGEKLSRLAGQAWAGADQSGLEAAIQNGVEVNQLSEGDTLVEELHEAAVGMDQQWLDSVADMPVDAAAALEYYRSQVSQ; encoded by the coding sequence ATGAAAAAGACAACTTTTGGCACTCAGGTAGCCGGTATTTTTGCCGGCGTGATGCTGTCGGCGTCGTCTATGGCAGCAACGACCTTGAATGTGGGTACCTGGTTGCCCGCCAGCAGCGCGCAGAACTCAGTGGTCTGGCCCACGTGGGCCAAGTGGGTCGAAGAAGCCACCGAGGGACGTGTTAAGGTCAAGCTGGAGTATGACCTTGGGCACCCCAAAAGCATGTTCAACCTCGTGGAAGACGGTGTCATTGATGCCAGTTTCAGCGTTAATGGCTACCTGCCGGGCCGGTTCAGACTGACCACCCTGTGTGAAATTCCAGGCATAACTCCTGATGCGGAGCAGGGTTCGGTTGCACTCTGGAAAACCTACAAGGAATACCTGGAGCCTGCTGGAGAGTTTAATGGGTTGAAGGTGCTGGGTATGTTTGTGCATGGTCCCGGACAGCTACATACCACCTTCCCCGTTAACTCCTTAAGTGATCTGGAATCGCGCAAGATCCGTGTTGGCGGGGGCATCGTCAATGAATTGGCTTCACGACTTGAGGTTACGCCGGTAAGTGCACCCGCGACCAAGGTGTATGAGATGATGCAGCAGGGTGTGGTAGAAGGGGTATTTCTGCCGGCCATGGAGCAGAAGTACCTGCGTCTGAACGAGGTTACCAGCCATCTGACACTCTTCCCCGGTGGAATGTATAACACCGCCTTTACCATTTTCATGAATCCTGATGTATTTGACGGTCTCAGTGAAGAAGATCAGCAGGCGATCATGTCGGTTTCAGGTGAAAAACTTTCTCGTTTAGCGGGGCAGGCCTGGGCAGGGGCGGATCAGTCTGGTCTGGAAGCAGCGATTCAAAATGGCGTCGAAGTCAACCAGCTCAGTGAGGGCGATACACTGGTTGAAGAGCTGCATGAGGCCGCAGTAGGTATGGATCAACAATGGCTTGATTCGGTGGCAGATATGCCGGTGGATGCCGCCGCAGCGCTGGAGTACTACCGCAGCCAGGTTAGCCAGTAG
- a CDS encoding LysR family transcriptional regulator: MNSKQLTYFLKAAELNSIAAAARELDIAQPSISLQIQNLEHELNAKLFDRDFRGVVLTDTGQRFREHAEAIMRQIEQARRDVRQNEEEPSGCLRIGMTQPIGNIISVPLLALVEKRFPKITLDLFAGLSYNLTGQIQNGELDISISSPDGTDVSHMRREWLFREQLFLAMGKDPKVESQKPLRQRTRITFEELAEHEIIVTGRQDSLGYLLHHYEHQTGVKLHHRPAFGQLMTTLRYVADGYGILLSPSSAFFHLEATGQIHTVEIEQPEIWRDVFICTSAERPQTSLMRAVLPLIRTVTRHEFEAGHWRGLLNTE, translated from the coding sequence ATGAACAGTAAGCAACTGACCTACTTTCTCAAGGCCGCGGAACTGAACAGCATCGCTGCCGCAGCACGCGAGCTGGATATTGCGCAACCCAGTATCAGCCTGCAGATACAGAATCTTGAGCACGAGCTGAATGCCAAGCTCTTTGACCGCGATTTCCGAGGTGTAGTCCTCACCGATACCGGCCAGCGTTTTCGGGAACATGCTGAAGCCATTATGCGGCAGATCGAACAGGCCCGGCGCGATGTACGCCAAAACGAAGAGGAGCCCAGCGGTTGCCTGCGGATTGGCATGACCCAACCCATCGGCAATATCATCTCCGTTCCCCTGCTGGCTCTGGTTGAGAAGCGCTTTCCCAAGATAACCCTTGATCTGTTTGCCGGTCTCTCCTACAACCTGACCGGACAGATCCAGAACGGAGAGCTGGATATCTCCATCTCATCTCCAGACGGCACCGATGTGTCCCACATGAGGCGGGAGTGGCTGTTTAGGGAACAACTGTTTCTGGCCATGGGAAAGGATCCCAAGGTTGAGAGTCAGAAACCCCTGCGCCAGCGTACCCGTATCACCTTTGAGGAGCTGGCCGAACATGAGATCATCGTCACTGGCCGCCAGGACTCTCTGGGCTACCTGCTGCACCATTATGAGCATCAAACCGGAGTGAAACTGCACCACCGGCCCGCTTTTGGTCAGTTGATGACCACTCTGAGATACGTCGCAGATGGCTACGGTATTCTGCTCAGCCCCTCCTCAGCCTTTTTCCACTTGGAAGCCACCGGCCAGATTCATACGGTAGAAATTGAACAGCCGGAGATATGGCGCGATGTGTTTATCTGCACTTCCGCCGAGAGGCCGCAGACCTCTCTGATGCGAGCGGTATTGCCCTTGATCCGGACGGTAACCCGACATGAGTTTGAAGCTGGGCACTGGCGCGGGCTGCTGAACACAGAGTAG
- the hpaD gene encoding 3,4-dihydroxyphenylacetate 2,3-dioxygenase, with the protein MGKLALAAKITHVPSMYLSELDGPQKGFRQAAIDGHHEIGRRCRELGVDTIIVFDTHWLVNANYHINCAAHWAGNYTSNELPHFISNMEFEYDGNPELGRLLAEECNAQGVETLAHDSTSLDPEYGTLVPMRYMNQDRHFKVISVSAMCTVHYLNDSARLGWAMRKAIEEKYDGTVAILASGSLSHRFAQNGQAPDFATKTWSPFLERLDHQVVEMWENGEWEDFCEMLPEYAVKGHGEGFMHDTAMLLGALGWSEYDQKVEVLTPYFGSSGTGQINAVFPVSHVAGDKVPGPQASVTESFLPGASRV; encoded by the coding sequence ATGGGTAAACTCGCATTAGCTGCAAAAATCACCCATGTACCGTCCATGTATCTGTCTGAACTGGACGGTCCACAAAAGGGCTTCCGTCAGGCGGCCATCGACGGCCATCACGAAATCGGCCGTCGCTGCCGTGAGCTGGGTGTTGATACGATCATCGTGTTCGACACTCACTGGCTGGTCAATGCCAACTACCACATCAACTGTGCGGCACACTGGGCCGGCAACTACACCAGCAACGAGCTGCCTCATTTCATCTCCAACATGGAGTTTGAATACGATGGCAACCCGGAACTGGGCCGCCTGCTGGCCGAGGAATGTAACGCTCAGGGTGTCGAAACCCTGGCCCATGATTCCACCAGCCTTGATCCGGAATACGGCACCCTGGTACCGATGCGCTACATGAACCAAGATCGCCATTTCAAGGTGATTTCGGTATCTGCCATGTGCACCGTGCACTACCTGAATGACAGTGCGCGTCTGGGCTGGGCCATGCGCAAGGCAATTGAAGAAAAGTACGACGGTACCGTTGCCATTCTGGCGTCCGGCTCCCTGTCGCACCGTTTCGCTCAGAACGGTCAGGCACCGGATTTTGCCACCAAAACCTGGTCACCGTTCCTTGAGCGACTGGACCACCAGGTGGTAGAGATGTGGGAAAACGGTGAATGGGAAGACTTCTGCGAAATGCTGCCCGAGTATGCCGTGAAAGGCCATGGTGAAGGTTTCATGCATGACACCGCCATGTTGTTGGGTGCCCTGGGCTGGTCTGAATACGACCAGAAAGTGGAAGTGCTGACCCCCTACTTCGGCAGCTCTGGTACTGGCCAGATCAATGCAGTGTTCCCGGTGTCTCACGTTGCTGGTGATAAGGTTCCGGGACCTCAGGCATCGGTTACCGAGTCATTTTTACCAGGAGCCAGCCGCGTTTAA
- a CDS encoding Bcr/CflA family multidrug efflux MFS transporter: MSSVANPKRLIVLLAALVAFGPLSIDMYLPSLPLIAQDLHALEASIQLTISAFLIGLFIGMLFYGPLSDKYGRRYLLLGGIALYLVASIACILADSANWLIAARFLQGLGGAAAAVLARAIVRDLFPLNEAARVLSLMHLVTMIATLVAPLLGGYLIMISDWRSLFVVLFIFAAIVLLASAWKIPETHHGDSRRASVLAVFQAYLRIGLQPVAIGYILCMSLTFAGMFAYITASPFVYIEYFGVSPQSYAWLFSLNIGGVIVLVSLNARYVGRFGTQKLLLAGASLAAFSGLLLTFAGITEIGGLPLIVVALLGFVSVTGVLGANCMASLLSRYPEQAGAAAGLAVACQFGLGALASSIASTLHDGTALPMALIIGLTGCGSLAALALTRRSAA, from the coding sequence ATGTCATCGGTAGCCAACCCTAAACGCCTGATCGTACTGTTGGCCGCACTTGTGGCCTTCGGCCCCTTGTCCATCGACATGTACCTGCCCAGCCTGCCTTTAATTGCCCAGGACCTGCACGCGCTTGAAGCCAGTATTCAGCTTACCATCAGTGCCTTCCTGATCGGCCTGTTCATCGGCATGCTGTTTTACGGCCCTCTGTCGGACAAATATGGCCGACGCTACCTACTGCTGGGCGGCATTGCTCTTTATCTTGTTGCCAGTATCGCCTGCATTCTCGCAGACAGCGCCAACTGGCTGATCGCTGCCCGCTTTCTACAGGGGCTGGGGGGCGCGGCCGCTGCGGTTCTGGCCCGTGCCATCGTGCGCGACCTGTTCCCGTTGAATGAGGCGGCCCGGGTGCTTTCGCTGATGCATCTGGTCACCATGATCGCCACCTTGGTTGCACCTTTGCTGGGCGGTTACCTGATCATGATCTCTGACTGGCGCTCGCTGTTTGTCGTGCTGTTCATCTTCGCAGCAATTGTACTGCTGGCCAGTGCCTGGAAAATTCCTGAAACCCATCACGGCGATTCACGCCGCGCCAGTGTACTGGCGGTGTTTCAGGCTTACCTCAGGATTGGTCTGCAGCCGGTGGCCATAGGCTACATTCTCTGCATGTCGCTGACCTTTGCGGGCATGTTCGCCTATATCACGGCATCGCCGTTTGTATACATCGAGTATTTTGGTGTCAGCCCGCAGAGCTATGCCTGGCTGTTCAGCCTGAACATCGGCGGCGTCATCGTATTGGTGAGCTTGAATGCCCGTTATGTGGGACGATTCGGCACCCAGAAACTGCTTCTCGCAGGCGCTTCACTTGCAGCCTTTTCAGGGCTTCTGCTGACCTTCGCTGGTATTACCGAGATCGGCGGCCTGCCCCTGATTGTGGTGGCACTGCTGGGCTTTGTCAGCGTTACCGGTGTACTCGGTGCCAACTGCATGGCAAGCCTGCTATCGCGCTATCCGGAACAGGCCGGTGCCGCAGCCGGACTGGCGGTTGCCTGCCAGTTCGGTCTTGGGGCTCTGGCAAGCTCCATCGCCAGTACTCTGCACGATGGTACAGCCTTGCCTATGGCGCTGATCATTGGTCTTACCGGCTGCGGCTCACTGGCAGCTCTTGCCCTGACCCGTCGTTCTGCAGCCTGA